The following are encoded in a window of Cinclus cinclus chromosome 32, bCinCin1.1, whole genome shotgun sequence genomic DNA:
- the NXNL1 gene encoding nucleoredoxin-like protein 1, translating to MAWALFSGRSLRTANPERILDTDRELRAALDNRILLLLFRQPRCPRCREFEPHLRRFWGRLTDPARVERAQQVGLVYVGHDRCEQEHLEYLRDMARAWVALPYGDGFGRELQQRFGVSELPSVVVLAPSGSVLVPNAVREIRDLGISCFQNWKEAAELVDRNFQEREEFQGWPRRSLTDPLRRLKYRLWDREEEEGEKEEEERRE from the exons atggcctgggctctgttctCGGGGCGCTCCCTGCGCACGGCAAACCCGGAGCGGATCCTGGACACGGATCGGGAGCTGCGCGCCGCCCTGGATAACCggatcctgctcctgctcttccgGCAGCCGCGCTGCCCGCGCTGCCGCGAGTTCGAGCCTCACCTGCGCCGCTTCTGGGGCCGCCTCACGGACCCCGCGCGGGTGGAGAGAGCGCAGCAGGTGGGGCTGGTCTACGTGGGGCACGACAGGTGCGAGCAGGAGCACCTGGAGTACCTGAGGGACATGGCCAGAGCCTGGGTGGCGCTGCCCTACGGGGATGGCTTCGGCAG GGAGCTCCAGCAGCGTTTCGGGGTCTCGGAGCTGCCGTCCGTGGTGGTTCTGGCTCCGAGCGGCTCCGTCCTGGTTCCCAACGCCGTGCGGGAAATTCGGGATTTGGGAATCTCCTGCTTCCAGAACTGGAAGGAAGCGGCCGAGCTCGTGGATCGGAATTTTCAGGAGCGCGAGGAATTCCAGGGATGGCCCCGGCGGAGCCTGACGGATCCGCTGCGGCGCCTCAAGTACCGCCTGTGGGAccgggaggaagaggaaggggaaaaggaggaggaagagcggCGGGAGTAG